The proteins below are encoded in one region of Neofelis nebulosa isolate mNeoNeb1 chromosome 17, mNeoNeb1.pri, whole genome shotgun sequence:
- the ZNF567 gene encoding zinc finger protein 567: MRLWRDDRTASFPKRNPKEDWSPLANLKTMAQASVSFKDVTVDFSREEWQHLDPAQKTLYMDVMLENYCHLISVGCHMTKPDVILKLERGEEPWTSFTGHTCLEENWRDEDFLVKFKEYQDKFSRSVVFINHKKLIKENSNAYEKTFTLSKNPINSKNLPPEYDTHGKIFKNVSELIISNISPARKRLSEYNGYGKSLLNTKPETAQPGVKSHNQRGRVVSHNDVLIQYHKVETPAQPFGYNDCEKAFLKKGELITHNRAYIRENPSEYNKRRRTTNIEKKHTCTECGKSFCRKSVLILHQGIHTEEKPYQCHQCGNSFRRKSYLIDHQRTHTGEKPFVCNECGKSFRLKTALTDHQRTHTGEKSYECPQCRNAFRLKSHLIRHQRTHTGEKPYECNDCGKSFRQKTTLSLHQRIHTGEKPYICKECGKSFHQKANLTVHQRTHTGEKPYICNECGKSFSQKTTLALHEKTHNEEKPYICNECGKSFRQKTTLVAHQRTHTGEKSYECPHCGKAFRMKSYLIDHHRTHTGEKPYECNECGKSFSQKTNLNLHQRIHTGEKPYICNECGKSFRQKATLTVHQKIHTGQKSYECPQCGKAFSRKSYLIHHQRTHTGEKPYKCNECGKCFRQKTNLIVHQRTHTGEKPYICNECSKSFSYKRNLIVHQRTHKGENIEIQ, from the exons GCATCAGTGTCATTCAAAGATGTGACTGTTGACTTCTCTCGGGAAGAGTGGCAGCACCTGGATCCTGCTCAGAAGACTCTCTACATGGATGTGATGTTGGAAAACTATTGCCACCTCATCTCTGTAG GGTGTCACATGACCAAACCTGATGTGATCCTCAAGTTAGAACGAGGAGAAGAGCCATGGACATCATTTACAGGTCATACCTGCTTAG AAGAAAATTGGAGAGATGAAGACTTTTTAGTGAAATTCAAGGAATACCAAGATAAGTTTTCTAGATCAGTTGTATTCATCAACCACAAAAAACTGATTAAAGAGAACAGTAATGCATATGAAAAGACATTTACTTTAAGCAAAAACCCTATTAATTCAAAAAATCTACCTCCTGAATATGATACtcatggaaagatttttaaaaatgtttcagaattaaTCATCAGTAATATAAGTCCTGCAAGAAAGAGACTTAGTGAGTATAATGGATATGGGAAATCACTTCTCAATACTAAACCAGAGACAGCTCAACCTGGAGTCAAATCCCATAATCAGCGTGGCAGGGTTGTCAGTCATAATGACGTACTTATACAATATCATAAGGTGGAAACTCCAGCACAGCCATTTGGATATAATGACTGTGAGAAAGCCTTccttaaaaaaggagaattaattACACATAATAGAGCTTACATAAGGGAAAACCCATCTGAATATAATAAAAGGAGAAGAACAaccaatattgaaaaaaaacatacatgCACTGAATGTGGGAAGTCCTTCTGCAGGAAGTCAGTATTGATTCTGCACCAGGGAATTCACACAGAGGAAAAACCCTATCAGTGCCATCAATGTGGAAATTCATTTAGAAGGAAGTCATATCTCATTGATCATCAAAGAACTCACACAGGAGAAAAACCCTTTGTTTGTAATGAATGTGGTAAGTCCTTCCGCCTAAAGACAGCCCTCACTGATCATCAGAGAACACATACAGGGGAAAAATCATATGAATGTCCACAGTGTAGGAATGCCTTCAGATTGAAGTCACACCTCATACGTCATCAGAGAactcatacaggagagaaaccataTGAGTGTAATGACTGTGGGAAGTCCTTCCGCCAGAAGACAACACTCTCTctacatcagagaattcatacaggagagaaaccctatatTTGTAAAGAATGTGGTAAGTCCTTTCACCAGAAGGCAAACCTTACTGTACATCAGAGAACTCATACGGGGGAAAAGCCCTATAtttgtaatgaatgtgggaaatcgTTCTCCCAGAAGACAACCCTCGCTCTTCATGAGAAGACTCATAATGAGGAGAAACCCTATAtttgtaatgaatgtgggaagtcCTTTCGCCAAAAGACAACCCTTGTGGCACATCAGAGAACACATACAGGGGAAAAATCCTATGAATGTCCTCACTGTGGGAAGGCCTTTAGAATGAAGTCATACCTCATTGATCATCACAGAACTCACAcaggagaaaaaccatatgaatgtaatgaatgtgggaaatccttcAGTCAGAAGACAAATCTGAATctgcatcagagaattcatacaggagagaaaccctatatttgtaatgaatgtgggaagtcCTTTCGCCAGAAAGCAACTCTCACTGTACATCAAAAAATACATACAGGACAGAAATCCTACGAATGTCCtcagtgtgggaaagcctttagcaGGAAGTCATATCTCATTCATCATCAAAGAactcatacaggagagaaaccatataaatgtaatgaatgtgggaagtGCTTCCGCCAGAAAACAAATCTCATTGtacatcagagaactcacacaggagagaaaccctatatTTGTAATGAGTGTAGTAAGTCCTTCAGTTATAAGAGAAACCTCATTGTCCATCAGAGAACTCACAAGGGAGAAAACATAgaaattcaataa